The following proteins come from a genomic window of Pseudomonas sp. WJP1:
- a CDS encoding DsbE family thiol:disulfide interchange protein, whose protein sequence is MKRWLMLLPLAIFLVVAVFLYRGLYLDPAELPSAMIGKPFPEFSLPAVQGDKTLTRADILGKPALVNVWGTWCISCRVEHPVLNKLAEKGVVIYGINYKDVNADALKWLADFHNPYQLDIRDDAGTLGLNLGVYGAPETFFIDAKGIIRDKFVGVIDEQVWREKLAAKYQALVDEAKP, encoded by the coding sequence ATGAAGCGTTGGTTGATGCTCTTGCCACTGGCGATTTTCCTGGTGGTGGCTGTTTTCCTGTATCGCGGTCTGTACCTGGACCCGGCCGAGTTGCCCTCGGCGATGATCGGCAAACCCTTCCCGGAGTTTTCCCTGCCGGCGGTGCAGGGCGACAAGACCCTGACCCGTGCCGACATTCTCGGTAAGCCGGCGCTGGTCAACGTCTGGGGCACTTGGTGCATTTCCTGCCGGGTCGAGCACCCGGTGTTGAACAAGCTGGCTGAAAAGGGCGTGGTGATCTACGGCATCAACTACAAGGACGTCAACGCCGACGCCTTGAAGTGGCTGGCGGACTTCCACAACCCCTATCAACTGGACATCCGCGACGACGCCGGCACCCTGGGCCTGAACCTCGGTGTGTACGGCGCCCCGGAAACCTTCTTCATCGACGCCAAGGGCATCATCCGCGACAAATTCGTCGGCGTGATCGACGAGCAGGTCTGGCGCGAAAAACTGGCGGCCAAGTACCAGGCGCTGGTCGACGAGGCCAAGCCATGA
- a CDS encoding cytochrome c-type biogenesis protein codes for MKRWIAAVVLGLSLAGVAHAAIDTYEFAKEGDRERFRELTKELRCPKCQNQDIADSNAPIAADLRKEIFRMLGEGKDNQQIIDFMVDRYGDFVRYKPALNAKTALLWFGPAGLLLGGVVIIAVIVRRRRVQRAETPGSLSAEERKRLDQLLDKNQE; via the coding sequence ATGAAGCGCTGGATTGCCGCCGTTGTCCTGGGCTTGAGCCTGGCCGGCGTGGCCCACGCCGCCATCGACACCTACGAGTTCGCCAAGGAAGGTGATCGCGAGCGTTTTCGCGAGTTGACCAAGGAGCTGCGTTGCCCCAAGTGCCAGAACCAGGACATCGCTGACTCCAACGCACCGATCGCCGCCGACCTGCGCAAAGAGATTTTCCGCATGCTCGGCGAGGGCAAGGACAATCAGCAGATCATCGACTTCATGGTCGATCGCTACGGTGATTTCGTCCGCTATAAACCGGCCCTGAACGCCAAGACCGCGCTGCTCTGGTTCGGCCCCGCCGGCCTGCTGCTGGGCGGTGTGGTGATCATCGCGGTGATCGTGCGCCGTCGCCGCGTGCAACGCGCCGAAACGCCGGGTTCGCTTTCTGCCGAGGAGCGCAAGCGCCTCGACCAACTGTTGGATAAAAACCAAGAATGA
- the ccmI gene encoding c-type cytochrome biogenesis protein CcmI, with amino-acid sequence MIDFWLAAGLLLLVALSFLLIPVLRSRRAQLEEDRTALNVALYQERVAELQVQQQEGVLDAAQMDAGRAEAARELLADTEGVAAPRVTRLGKAAPLLAAILVPVLGLGLYLHFGASDKVELTREFAQAPQSMEEMTRRLERAVAAQPDSAEALYFLGRTYMTQDRPADAAKVFERTVNLAGRQPELLGQWAQAQYFADGKKWSDKVQALTDEALKADPKEVTSLGLLGIAAFEGQRYQEAIDYWNRLLEQLPPDDQSRIALQGGITRASEKLVASGGKVAQAPAAKPAALLKVRVDLAADLKAKVQPGDSVFIFARATSGPPAPLAAKRLTVADLPATVELGDGDAMMPQLKLSNFPEVQLVARISRAGQPTAGEWIGRSQPLASSTTAPQQLTIDSPDK; translated from the coding sequence ATGATTGATTTCTGGCTCGCTGCAGGCCTGCTGCTCCTGGTAGCCCTGAGTTTTCTGCTGATCCCCGTTCTGCGTAGCCGTCGCGCCCAGCTCGAAGAGGATCGTACTGCACTGAACGTGGCGCTGTATCAGGAGCGCGTGGCTGAGCTTCAGGTTCAGCAGCAAGAGGGCGTTCTCGATGCCGCGCAAATGGACGCCGGCCGCGCCGAAGCCGCCCGTGAACTGCTCGCCGACACCGAAGGCGTTGCCGCGCCGCGGGTGACCCGCCTGGGCAAGGCGGCACCGTTGCTGGCCGCCATCCTGGTGCCGGTGCTGGGCCTGGGTCTGTACCTGCATTTCGGTGCCAGCGACAAAGTCGAGCTGACCCGGGAATTCGCCCAGGCGCCGCAGTCGATGGAAGAAATGACCCGGCGCCTGGAGCGCGCGGTCGCGGCGCAACCGGATTCTGCCGAAGCGCTGTACTTCCTCGGTCGCACCTACATGACCCAGGATCGTCCGGCTGATGCGGCGAAGGTCTTCGAGCGCACCGTGAACCTCGCCGGGCGCCAACCTGAACTGTTGGGGCAATGGGCCCAGGCCCAGTATTTCGCCGATGGCAAGAAGTGGTCGGACAAGGTCCAGGCCCTGACGGACGAAGCGCTCAAGGCTGATCCGAAAGAAGTGACCAGCCTTGGCCTGCTGGGCATTGCCGCCTTCGAAGGCCAGCGTTATCAGGAAGCGATCGATTACTGGAATCGCCTGCTGGAGCAACTGCCGCCGGACGACCAGTCCCGTATCGCGCTGCAGGGCGGTATCACCCGCGCCAGTGAGAAACTGGTGGCCAGCGGTGGCAAGGTGGCCCAGGCGCCAGCGGCCAAGCCGGCAGCGCTGCTCAAGGTCCGGGTGGACCTGGCGGCCGACCTGAAGGCCAAGGTCCAGCCGGGCGACAGCGTGTTCATCTTCGCCCGCGCCACTTCTGGCCCACCGGCACCGCTGGCGGCCAAACGCCTGACCGTGGCCGATTTGCCGGCCACCGTCGAATTGGGTGATGGCGATGCAATGATGCCGCAGTTGAAACTGTCGAACTTCCCTGAAGTCCAACTGGTTGCACGCATTTCCCGCGCTGGCCAACCGACGGCGGGCGAGTGGATCGGTCGCAGCCAGCCCCTGGCCAGCAGCACCACCGCGCCGCAACAACTGACCATCGACAGCCCGGATAAATAA
- the phnN gene encoding phosphonate metabolism protein/1,5-bisphosphokinase (PRPP-forming) PhnN — translation MAGRLIYLIGPSGSGKDSLLDAARARLAERGCRIVRRVITRSAEAVGEAALGVSPQQFVEMRAQGAFALSWHANGLYYGIPREIDDWLAAGQDVLVNGSRGHLQNTRERYPNVLAVLLTVDQAVLRQRLLARGRESVAEVDQRLARNARFSERLLANDPTVQVLDNSGPLERTVERLLACLDEPAACA, via the coding sequence ATGGCTGGCAGGTTGATCTATCTCATCGGGCCTTCAGGTTCGGGCAAGGACAGCCTGCTCGATGCCGCGCGAGCGCGGTTGGCCGAGCGTGGCTGCCGTATCGTGCGGCGGGTCATCACGCGTTCGGCCGAAGCCGTGGGCGAGGCGGCGCTGGGCGTCAGCCCGCAGCAGTTCGTCGAGATGCGGGCCCAGGGCGCGTTTGCCCTGAGCTGGCACGCCAACGGTCTGTACTACGGCATCCCGCGAGAAATCGACGATTGGCTGGCCGCTGGACAGGACGTGCTGGTGAATGGCTCGCGGGGGCATTTGCAGAATACTCGCGAGCGTTATCCGAACGTGTTGGCGGTGTTGCTGACCGTGGACCAGGCGGTGTTGCGCCAGCGCCTGCTGGCGCGTGGGCGTGAGTCCGTGGCAGAGGTCGATCAGCGCCTGGCGCGCAATGCCCGCTTCAGCGAGCGTCTGCTGGCCAATGATCCGACCGTGCAGGTGCTCGACAACTCCGGGCCCCTGGAGCGCACCGTCGAACGACTCCTGGCCTGCCTCGACGAGCCCGCGGCATGCGCTTGA
- a CDS encoding type II toxin-antitoxin system HicA family toxin gives MQSRLLIKELMEAGWALDRVTGSHHIFTHRYNPYTIPVPHPKKDLPVGTVKSIRRRAGLYCPPASYAGDP, from the coding sequence GTGCAAAGCAGGCTATTGATCAAGGAATTGATGGAGGCGGGTTGGGCCCTGGACCGGGTCACTGGCAGTCATCACATCTTCACCCACCGTTACAACCCGTACACCATTCCCGTTCCCCATCCGAAAAAGGATTTGCCGGTCGGGACGGTCAAGAGCATCAGGAGGCGAGCCGGGCTGTACTGCCCGCCAGCCAGTTACGCAGGAGATCCATAA
- a CDS encoding type II toxin-antitoxin system HicB family antitoxin, which yields MQYPICIEWGDENTAIGIQIPDIPGAVTAGDSFEEAYNAAVEIAHIMLQELAADGEPIPMPTSASVHRSNPEFADMGWGMLELDISPYLGKTEKVNVTLPGYVIQRIDRYVREHNVKSRSSFLADAAMEKLVRN from the coding sequence ATGCAATATCCAATCTGTATCGAATGGGGCGATGAGAACACCGCCATCGGTATCCAGATCCCCGATATCCCAGGTGCGGTAACCGCCGGGGATAGCTTTGAAGAGGCCTACAACGCAGCCGTCGAGATTGCCCACATCATGCTGCAGGAATTGGCGGCGGATGGCGAGCCGATTCCGATGCCGACTTCGGCTTCGGTGCATCGCAGTAATCCCGAGTTCGCCGACATGGGCTGGGGCATGCTGGAGCTGGACATCTCGCCGTACCTGGGCAAGACCGAGAAGGTCAACGTGACGTTGCCTGGCTATGTGATCCAGCGCATTGACCGTTATGTGCGCGAGCACAATGTCAAAAGCCGGTCGTCGTTCCTGGCGGATGCGGCGATGGAGAAACTGGTGCGCAATTGA
- a CDS encoding MFS transporter yields the protein MNPATQLPHGTATMTRGMVLLFAFCCGAIVANIYYAQPIIGLIAPDIGLTSTMASLIVSLTQIGYALGLFFLVPLGDLLENRRLMIITTLVAIASLLGAAFTDQPNLFLLISLLVGFSSVSVQILIPLAAHLAPEESRGRVVGGIMGGLLLGILLARPVSSVVADHFGWRAMFVIAALLMAAISIVLALTIPKRQPDHSASYGQLLGSLWTLLRQQPVLRQRAFYQGCMFATFSLFWTAVPLELARNHGLSQSQIAIFALVGAIGAIAAPIAGRLADAGHTRIASLLALLCASLSFLPAFIHPAYSVIGLAVTGVVLDFCVQMNMVLGQRAVYALDAKSRSRLNALYMTSIFIGGAFGSSVASAVYEHGGWLWIVVVGSAFPLLALLRFLSVSQKASLATA from the coding sequence ATGAACCCAGCGACCCAGCTGCCCCATGGCACCGCGACAATGACCCGAGGCATGGTGCTGCTGTTCGCCTTCTGCTGTGGTGCGATCGTCGCGAACATCTACTATGCGCAGCCGATCATCGGCCTGATCGCACCGGACATCGGCCTGACCAGCACCATGGCCAGCCTGATCGTGTCGCTGACCCAGATCGGCTATGCCCTGGGCCTGTTTTTCCTCGTGCCCCTGGGTGATCTGCTGGAAAACCGCCGGCTGATGATCATCACCACCCTGGTGGCCATTGCCAGCCTGCTGGGCGCGGCGTTCACCGATCAACCGAACCTGTTCTTGCTGATTTCGCTACTGGTGGGCTTCAGCTCGGTGTCGGTGCAGATCCTGATTCCGCTGGCCGCGCACCTGGCGCCGGAAGAATCTCGCGGCCGCGTGGTCGGCGGGATCATGGGCGGTTTGTTGTTGGGAATCTTGCTGGCGCGACCGGTGTCCAGCGTGGTGGCGGATCATTTCGGCTGGCGGGCCATGTTTGTGATTGCCGCGCTATTGATGGCGGCGATCAGCATCGTGCTGGCGCTGACCATCCCCAAGCGCCAGCCTGACCACAGCGCGTCCTACGGCCAATTGCTGGGCTCGCTCTGGACGTTGCTGCGCCAACAGCCGGTATTGCGCCAGCGGGCGTTCTACCAAGGGTGCATGTTCGCCACGTTCAGCCTGTTCTGGACCGCCGTGCCGCTGGAACTGGCGCGCAATCATGGCCTGTCGCAAAGCCAGATCGCAATTTTCGCCCTGGTCGGCGCAATCGGCGCCATTGCCGCGCCTATCGCCGGACGCCTGGCCGACGCCGGGCACACCCGCATCGCTTCATTGCTGGCCCTGCTGTGCGCCAGCCTGAGCTTCCTGCCCGCCTTCATCCACCCCGCCTACAGCGTGATCGGCTTGGCCGTGACCGGCGTGGTCCTGGACTTCTGCGTGCAAATGAACATGGTCCTCGGCCAACGCGCGGTCTACGCCCTGGACGCCAAAAGCCGCAGCCGCCTCAATGCGTTGTACATGACCAGCATCTTCATCGGCGGCGCATTTGGCTCATCCGTGGCCAGTGCGGTGTATGAGCACGGCGGCTGGTTGTGGATCGTGGTGGTCGGCAGCGCGTTTCCATTGCTGGCGTTGTTGCGGTTCCTGAGTGTTTCGCAGAAGGCTTCGTTGGCGACGGCGTAA
- a CDS encoding sulfate ABC transporter substrate-binding protein, whose translation MKKLFGASLLAAGLALASVAQAAPTLLNVSYDVMRDFYKDYNTAFQKHWQAEHNENITLQMSFGGSSKQARSVIDGLPADVITMNMATDINALADNGKLVPDNWVTRLPNNSAPFTSATVFIVRKGNPKALKDWPDLLKDGVQVIVPNPKTSGNGRYTYLSAWGYVLKNGGDENKAKDFVGKLFKQAPVLDTGGRAATTTFMTNQIGDVLVTFENEAEMIAREFGRDQFEVIYPSVSAEAEPPVSVVDKTVDKKGTRAAAEEYLKYLWSPQGQEIAAANYLRPRDPAVLAKYTDRFPKVDFLSVEKTFGDWRTVQKTHFNDGGIFDQIYAQ comes from the coding sequence GTGAAAAAACTCTTTGGCGCCTCACTTCTCGCCGCTGGCCTGGCACTGGCCAGCGTGGCCCAGGCCGCACCGACCCTGCTCAACGTTTCCTACGACGTGATGCGCGATTTCTACAAGGACTACAACACTGCGTTCCAGAAACACTGGCAAGCCGAACACAACGAAAACATCACCTTGCAGATGTCCTTCGGTGGCTCCAGCAAACAGGCGCGCTCGGTTATCGATGGCCTGCCCGCGGACGTGATCACCATGAACATGGCCACCGACATCAACGCCCTGGCCGATAACGGCAAACTGGTCCCGGACAACTGGGTCACCCGCCTGCCGAACAACAGCGCGCCGTTCACCTCGGCCACCGTGTTCATCGTGCGCAAAGGCAACCCGAAAGCCCTGAAAGACTGGCCAGACTTGCTCAAGGACGGTGTGCAAGTCATCGTGCCAAACCCGAAGACTTCAGGTAACGGCCGCTACACCTACCTCTCGGCCTGGGGTTACGTGCTGAAAAATGGCGGCGACGAAAACAAGGCCAAGGACTTCGTCGGCAAGCTGTTCAAGCAAGCTCCGGTCCTGGACACCGGTGGCCGCGCCGCGACGACAACCTTCATGACCAACCAGATCGGCGACGTGCTGGTGACTTTCGAAAACGAAGCGGAAATGATCGCCCGTGAGTTTGGCCGCGATCAGTTCGAAGTCATTTACCCAAGCGTCTCCGCCGAGGCTGAGCCACCGGTGTCGGTGGTCGACAAGACCGTCGACAAGAAAGGCACCCGCGCCGCTGCCGAGGAATACCTGAAGTACCTGTGGTCGCCGCAAGGCCAGGAAATCGCCGCCGCCAACTACCTGCGTCCGCGTGATCCGGCCGTGCTGGCCAAGTACACCGACCGCTTCCCGAAAGTGGACTTCCTGTCGGTAGAGAAAACCTTCGGCGACTGGCGCACCGTGCAGAAAACCCACTTCAATGATGGCGGGATTTTCGATCAGATTTACGCCCAGTAA
- a CDS encoding ion transporter, which translates to MDSSKNWREDLYVMIFQSDTKAGRRFDGILLLIILASLVIVMLDSIDTVHRNYADVLAYIEWGFTVIFAIEYGLRLYCSPKPLRYAFSFYGLVDLLAIVPGILALYYADAQYLLIIRIIRMLRIFRVLKLSPYLKQANYLMSALRGSKQKIVVFLVSVCTLVTVFGTLMYVIEGPEHGFTSIPKGIYWAIVTLTTVGFGDIVPKTPLGQVISSLVMITGYSIIAVPTGIFTAELANAMRGEQLQHDCPVCKKNNHEHGAAFCSRCGNALFKKIE; encoded by the coding sequence ATGGACAGCAGCAAAAACTGGCGTGAAGACCTCTACGTCATGATTTTCCAGAGCGACACCAAGGCGGGTCGGCGCTTCGACGGCATATTGCTGTTGATCATCCTCGCCAGCCTGGTGATCGTGATGCTCGACAGCATCGATACCGTTCACCGCAACTACGCCGACGTGCTGGCGTATATCGAGTGGGGCTTCACCGTCATCTTCGCCATCGAATATGGCCTGCGCCTGTACTGTTCGCCCAAGCCCCTGCGCTACGCCTTCAGCTTCTATGGACTGGTGGATTTGCTGGCGATCGTGCCCGGCATCCTGGCGCTGTATTACGCCGATGCGCAGTACCTGTTGATTATCCGGATCATCCGGATGCTGCGGATATTCCGCGTGCTCAAGCTCAGCCCTTACCTGAAGCAAGCCAATTACCTGATGTCGGCGTTGCGTGGCAGCAAGCAGAAAATCGTGGTGTTCCTGGTCAGCGTCTGCACCCTGGTGACGGTATTCGGCACGCTGATGTACGTGATCGAAGGCCCCGAGCACGGCTTTACCAGCATTCCCAAAGGCATCTACTGGGCCATCGTGACCCTTACCACCGTGGGTTTTGGCGACATCGTGCCGAAGACGCCATTGGGCCAGGTGATTTCCTCGCTGGTCATGATCACCGGTTACTCGATCATCGCCGTACCCACCGGAATTTTTACCGCCGAACTCGCCAACGCGATGCGTGGCGAACAGCTGCAACATGATTGCCCGGTGTGCAAGAAGAACAACCATGAACACGGCGCCGCGTTCTGCTCTCGCTGCGGCAATGCATTGTTCAAGAAAATAGAATAA
- a CDS encoding urea transporter encodes MPANHFNTHCPDWAEALLNGFSQIFLQRHPLFGLLCLLAILFTAPALLGGALLGGVAGLLTAQRRGYAKADRQAGLYSYNGVLLGLLISLYFPWSAMSPLLILAAGGLSAMLTQQWLKRARVSQYLPAYTAPFVGLSWVLLCFATPSTEAHLIEVSTLNMLAAPLKGLGQVMFLGHPLAGSMIAAGLLIADRRAFCWAMLASVAGMGWNLLHHDFYTALLGLGGYNAVLAALAFSAQRQQPWLPLVGIACALLLTPMFAAIGLPTLTAPFILACWLIRAPAQVLAKATGATAPCAPGENQPRLR; translated from the coding sequence ATGCCTGCCAACCACTTCAACACCCACTGCCCCGACTGGGCCGAAGCCTTGCTCAACGGTTTCAGTCAAATCTTCCTCCAGCGCCATCCGCTGTTTGGTCTACTGTGCCTGCTCGCCATCCTGTTTACCGCGCCAGCCTTGCTTGGCGGTGCGCTGCTCGGTGGCGTCGCCGGATTGCTCACCGCGCAACGTCGCGGCTACGCCAAGGCCGACCGCCAGGCCGGACTCTACAGTTATAACGGCGTCCTGCTTGGGTTGTTGATCAGCCTGTATTTCCCATGGTCAGCGATGTCGCCGCTGCTGATCCTCGCCGCTGGCGGCCTGAGCGCCATGCTCACGCAACAGTGGCTCAAACGCGCCCGTGTCAGCCAGTACCTGCCCGCCTACACCGCGCCTTTCGTGGGGTTGAGCTGGGTGCTGCTATGCTTCGCCACGCCCTCGACCGAGGCGCATCTGATCGAGGTCAGCACGCTGAACATGCTCGCCGCCCCCCTCAAAGGCCTCGGCCAGGTGATGTTCCTCGGTCATCCGCTGGCCGGCTCGATGATTGCCGCCGGTTTGCTGATCGCTGATCGTCGCGCCTTTTGCTGGGCGATGTTGGCGTCTGTAGCGGGCATGGGTTGGAACCTGCTGCACCACGACTTCTACACCGCACTGCTGGGCCTGGGTGGCTATAACGCCGTGCTCGCCGCCCTCGCCTTCAGCGCGCAGCGCCAGCAACCGTGGCTGCCATTGGTCGGCATTGCCTGCGCGTTGCTGCTGACGCCGATGTTTGCCGCGATTGGACTGCCCACGCTGACCGCACCGTTCATCCTCGCCTGCTGGCTGATTCGTGCGCCTGCTCAAGTGCTCGCCAAGGCGACGGGGGCCACTGCGCCTTGCGCTCCCGGGGAGAATCAACCTAGGCTGCGCTGA
- the pyk gene encoding pyruvate kinase: protein MTPDKKVKILATLGPATNGIDDIRQLVQAGVNIFRLNFSHGDHADHAKRYQWIREVERQLNYPLGILMDLQGPKLRVGKFAAGKVQLHRGQALRLDLDATPGDERRVNLPHPEIIAALEPGMDLLLDDGKLRLRVVTKYADAIDTTVLNGGELSDRKGVNVPQAVLDLSPLTAKDRRDLSFGLELGVDWVALSFVQRPEDIREARALIGDKAFLMAKIEKPSAVTQLREIAELSDAIMVARGDLGVEVPAESVPQIQKNIIATCRQLGKPVVVATQMLESMRFSPAPTRAEVTDVANAVAEGADAVMLSAETASGEYPLEAVQMMSKIIRQVENGPDYQTQLDVSRPKAEATVSDAISCAIRRISNVLPVAVLVNYSESGTSSLRAARERPTVPILNLTPNRQTARRLTVAWGVHSVVNDRLRQVDEVCSTALEIAQAQGMAQRGDTLLITAGVPFGQPGSTNSLRIETLI from the coding sequence ATGACGCCTGACAAAAAGGTCAAGATCCTCGCCACCCTCGGCCCCGCCACCAACGGGATCGATGACATTCGTCAACTGGTTCAGGCCGGAGTCAATATCTTTCGCCTGAACTTCAGCCACGGCGATCACGCCGACCACGCCAAACGCTATCAATGGATCCGTGAAGTCGAGCGCCAGCTGAATTATCCGCTGGGCATCCTGATGGACCTGCAAGGGCCGAAACTGCGGGTCGGCAAATTTGCCGCCGGCAAGGTGCAACTGCATCGCGGGCAAGCCCTGCGCCTGGACCTCGATGCCACGCCGGGTGATGAACGCCGGGTCAACCTGCCGCACCCGGAAATCATCGCTGCGCTGGAACCTGGCATGGACCTGCTGCTGGATGACGGCAAGCTGCGCCTGCGGGTCGTCACCAAGTACGCCGACGCAATCGACACCACCGTGCTCAACGGCGGCGAGCTGTCGGACCGCAAGGGCGTGAACGTGCCGCAAGCGGTGCTCGACCTGAGCCCGCTGACCGCCAAAGACCGCCGCGACCTGAGCTTTGGCCTCGAACTGGGGGTGGACTGGGTGGCCCTGTCGTTCGTGCAACGTCCTGAAGACATTCGCGAAGCCCGTGCGCTGATCGGCGACAAGGCGTTCCTGATGGCCAAGATCGAGAAGCCGTCAGCGGTCACGCAATTGCGCGAAATCGCTGAATTGAGCGACGCAATCATGGTCGCCCGCGGTGACCTGGGCGTAGAAGTGCCGGCCGAAAGCGTGCCGCAGATCCAGAAAAACATCATCGCTACCTGTCGCCAGCTGGGCAAGCCGGTGGTGGTGGCGACGCAGATGCTCGAATCGATGCGTTTCTCCCCGGCGCCCACCCGCGCCGAAGTCACCGATGTCGCCAATGCGGTGGCCGAAGGTGCAGACGCGGTGATGCTGTCGGCGGAAACCGCCTCCGGCGAATACCCGCTCGAAGCCGTGCAGATGATGAGCAAGATCATCCGCCAGGTGGAAAACGGCCCGGACTACCAGACCCAGCTGGACGTCAGCCGACCGAAAGCCGAAGCGACTGTTTCCGATGCGATCAGCTGCGCGATTCGCCGTATCAGTAATGTGCTGCCGGTGGCGGTGCTGGTGAACTACAGCGAGTCCGGCACCTCGAGTTTGCGTGCGGCGCGGGAACGGCCGACGGTGCCGATCCTCAACCTGACGCCAAATCGGCAAACCGCTCGTCGCCTGACTGTGGCTTGGGGTGTGCACTCGGTAGTCAACGATCGCCTGCGCCAGGTGGACGAAGTGTGCTCTACGGCGCTGGAAATTGCCCAGGCCCAGGGCATGGCGCAGCGCGGTGATACGTTATTGATCACCGCGGGTGTGCCGTTTGGGCAGCCGGGGTCGACTAACTCTTTGCGTATCGAGACGTTGATCTAA